The Girardinichthys multiradiatus isolate DD_20200921_A chromosome Y, DD_fGirMul_XY1, whole genome shotgun sequence genome has a window encoding:
- the LOC124864323 gene encoding serine/threonine-protein phosphatase alpha-2 isoform-like, whose product MAEPDKLNIDSIIQRLLEVKGSRPGKNVQLTENEIRGLCLKSREIFLSQPILLELEAPLKICGDVHGQYYDLLRLFEYGGFPPESNYLFLGDYVDRGKQSLETICLLLAYKIKYPENFFLLRGNHECASINRIYGFYDECKRRYNIKLWKTFTDCFNCLPVAAIVDEKIFCCHGGLSPDLQSMEQIRRVMRPTDVPDQGLLCDLLWADPDKDVLGWGENDRGVSFTFGADVVAKFLHKHDMDLICRAHQVVEDGYEFFAKRQLVTLFSAPNYCGEFDNAGAMMSVDETLMCSFQILKPADKKLYPYGGGGGGVGLGRPITPPRNAAKSAKAKK is encoded by the exons atggCGGAGCCGGACAAATTAAACATCGACTCTATTATTCAGCGTCTGTTGGAAG TCAAGGGCTCTCGGCCAGGGAAGAATGTTCAGCTAACAGAGAACGAGATCCGTGGCCTTTGCCTCAAGTCCAGGGAGATCTTCCTGAGCCAGCCAATCCTGCTTGAATTAGAGGCCCCTTTAAAAATATGTG GTGATGTGCATGGTCAGTACTATGATCTGCTCCGACTTTTTGAATATGGAGGCTTCCCTCCAGAGAGCAACTACCTGTTTCTGGGTGACTATGTAGACAGAGGGAAGCAGTCGCTGGAGACCATCTGTCTGCTTCTAGCCTATAAGATCAAATACCCCGAGAACTTCTTCCTGCTGCGCGGCAACCACGAGTGCGCCTCCATTAATCGAATCTACGGCTTTTATGATGAGT GTAAGCGACGGTATAACATTAAGCTGTGGAAGACCTTTACAGACTGCTTCAACTGTTTACCTGTGGCTGCTATTGTAGATGAGAAGATTTTCTGCTGTCATGGAG GTCTCTCTCCAGATCTTCAGTCGATGGAGCAGATCCGCAGAGTCATGCGGCCCACAGATGTGCCCGACCAGGGTCTGCTGTGTGACCTGCTGTGGGCCGATCCAGACAAAGACGTGCTGGGCTGGGGGGAAAACGATCGTGGGGTCTCCTTCACGTTCGGGGCAGATGTAGTGGCCAAATTTTTGCACAAACATGACATGGACCTAATATGCAGGGCACATCAG GTGGTTGAGGACGGTTACGAGTTTTTTGCAAAGAGGCAACTCGTCACTCTTTTCTCAGCTCCCAACTACTGTGGAGAGTTTGACAACGCTGGCGCCATGATGAGCGTGGATGAGACCCTCATGTGTTCCTTCCAG ATTTTGAAGCCAGCGGATAAGAAATTGTATCCTTATGGCGGCGGCGGCGGAGGTGTGGGATTGGGAAGACCCATCACTCCTCCACGGAATGCAGCCAAGTCTGCCAAGGCCAAGAAATAA
- the LOC124864039 gene encoding claudin-4-like, with the protein MGSSGVQMVCVALGVMGLIGAIVCCALPLWKVSAFIGNNILTAQDYQDGLWMQCVKQSTGQQQCKVYDSLLELSSDLQAARAMTIISCMLCGLSLLVLFCGADFTTCVQNEDAKPKLSLVAGVGLLLAGLLVIIPVSWSANITVRDFNNPLLPNSQKREMGACIYIGWAAGVLLILAGGLLCCFSRPKSGSSGGTAKYYSNSASAPNKNYV; encoded by the exons ATGGGATCGTCAGGAGTTCAGATGGTATGTGTGGCCCTTGGGGTCATGGGGCTGATTGGGGCCATTGTCTGTTGCGCCCTCCCTCTCTGGAAAGTGTCAGCTTTCATAGGAAACAACATCTTGACCGCACAG GACTACCAAGATGGTCTTTGGATGCAATGTGTGAAGCAAAGCACTGGACAGCAGCAGTGCAAAGTGTATGACTCCTTGCTGGAGTTATCCTCTGACCTGCAGGCCGCCCGAGCCATGACCATCATCAGCTGCATGCTCTGCGGGCTCAGCCTCCTCGTCCTGTTCTGCGGTGCCGATTTCACCACATGTGTGCAGAACGAAGACGCCAAGCCCAAACTCAGCCTGGTGGCAGGGGTGGGACTGCTGCTGGCCGGCCTCCTGGTGATCATCCCGGTCAGCTGGTCGGCAAATATTACTGTAAGAGACTTCAACAACCCCTTGTTGCCGAATTCCCAGAAGAGAGAGATGGGAGCGTGCATCTACATCGGCTGGGCAGCTGGTGTGCTGTTGATTCTGGCTGGAGGTCTGCTCTGCTGCTTCAGCAGGCCCAAATCAGGGAGTTCTGGTGGAACCGCCAAGTACTACAGCAACAGTGCTTCAGCTCCAAACAAAAACTACGTGTAG